The Cryptococcus neoformans var. grubii H99 chromosome 8, complete sequence DNA window GCCGAAATTGACGTCTACGATAGCTTTCCTGGGTGCTTTGGTCCTTATTTGTTTCTTGTACTGGGTCATTGGATCACTCTACGTCGCCACTAACCGAGAAATCAAGCGTATTGACGTGAGTTCCATGGGCATACCTGAGGATCGCTGCTGAACTTTGTGAATCAGAGTGTCACCAGGTCTCCCATCTTTATCAGCTTCACCGAAGTCCTTGTTGGTATGTCTACCATTCGGTCTTATGGCGATAGCGCCCGCTTCATGCGCAAGCTATTCCATGAACTTGACCAAAACACGTAAATCAGCTTATTTTCGGATCTTTATGATAACGGCTGACATAATCCAGACGTTGCTTCTGGTACCTGTGGCAGGTCAACCGCATCCTTAACAACTATTCCAACTTCGTTGGCGCTTTGGTCACTGTCTTCGCTGCGCTCTTTGCTCTCAAAAACAAGTCGATGGATGCTGGTGCAGTAGGGTTGTCTGTCAGCTATGCTTGTAAGTGACCAATTTGACAGCTTTATTTGAAAAAAGCTTATCAATGGTGTCAGTGTCTTTCACTGAATACGTTTTGTGGGTCGTCAGGCTATACGCTGCTGTTGAGATGTCCATGAACAGTGTTGAGCGTGTAGGCGAATGTAAGTTTACTGGCTCATACCTTCGGTCGAAAACCGCTAATAAACGACAgaccttgagcttgaagtcgaagaagagaatcacgaaaaagggaaggaacCTCCTGCCTACTGGCCGACTAGTGATGGATCGATCGTTGTTGAAAATCTGACCTGTCGATACGCTCCTCAGGTGGGTGGACTGGAAAATATGTATTTTGTGATGGTCTAATATGACGATAGCTCGAGCCTGTCCTGAGAGACGTCTCATTCACTATTGGGCCCAAAGAGAAGATAGGAGTCTGTGGTAGAACCGGTAGTGGAAAGAGCAGTACGTGCTTGAAGCTCCCGCATGCTTCGGCACCTCTGACCGCAATGCCTATAGCTCTCGctctttcattcttcaGGTTCTTGTTCCAAGAATCTGGCAAAATCACAATTGATGGCGAAGATATCTCAAAACTGAGCCTTAATGCGCTCAGGTCAAGGCTAACTATCCTTCCTCAAGGTGCGCGTTTAACTTCTTCGATGATGTAAGTTGCTGATCATTAACTGGCTGTAACAGAGGCCCAGCTCTTCTCCGGAACTGTACGTGACAACCTCGATCCATTTGATCAGCATGAAGACGCCGATATCTGGGATGCTCTTGCTCAATGCGGTCTTGTTGGCAAATCTCGACTCTCAAGTCGCGCTACAAGTCGAGCTCAATCCAGGACTGACCTGACTACTTTGAGCACCTCTACTACTAAAGAGCCTAATGCCTCTCTTGTTAAGAGCGTTCTGAAGAAAAGCCTAAAAAACGCcgaggagggtgaggaagagggggagcGGGTTGTCATCAGAAGTTTAGAAGAGAAGGTCGCCGTCGGCGGGAAGAATTTCAGTAAGTGTATTTTGCAGTTCAAGTGATACATGACTAATGAAGTCCAACAGGTCAAGGACAAAGGcagcttcttgctcttgctcgGGGTCTCCTCAAGCTCCGCAATTCCAGCTTTCTCATCATGGATGAAAGCACAGCCAACCTCGACCACGCCACGGATGCTACAATCCAGAATGTGCTGCGTACTGGCTTGGCCGATACTCAGATGTTGGTCATCGCCCATCGCCTGATGACTGTCGCTGGTCTTGACAAGTGAGTGTTTCAGATTGAATTCTACATGATATCTGTCTCGCTAACCAAGCAATGCAGAATCTTGGTGCTTGATCACGGGAAGGTAATGGAGTATGGTACACCTTGGGAGTTGAtgcagaaggaaggaggcaTCTTTAGGGAATTATGTAAGCAAAGCGGAGAAGAAACTCAGTTGTGGGAGGTAAGTTAATCCATTACAATTGATTGTGACTGACCCACTATGCGATGTACTAGATGGCCAAGATCGTCTACGAAGCCAAGCAGAATGCTTCAGCTAGGTCCTAAAGCACCAGGGAAGTCAAAGCGAATCATGTGAATCTTGTAGCAGCTAAGCACACAATTTCAACTCTGTTTAAAAAGAACAAGCATTTCTTGGTAGATCTTGATGCATATCCATGAGACAGAAAGCGCGTTCTGAAAACCATCGGTTGgtttcttctctgcctcttGCATTGCAGTTTAGGCCCTGCGAATGATGGGCTTTATTCCCATGAAACCTATGTAACATGCAATTCCCATGGCTTATACAATGATACATGTTATTGTGCCCCCACCACAAGACATATAATGATACACACTTTAGATAGGGGGTACAACTAGCCATACCACCGCATGCCATAGCCAAGCCACACCCTTCGTCAAACTCTTCACAGTCGGATGCATCACTAACCTATCCCATCCAGCCCACAAATGACGCTGTTGGCGAGGCGTGAGTGCGTTGGGCATCGTGGGATGCCGTGATTGTGGAGATACCGTTGACGGAAGTTTatcagaagaggaaagcgaCGAAGTGTCATCGAGGGGAATCTGATGTGTCAAACCTAAGGTAACTgcactctcctccttcattcccttttctccaccatctcgcAATGTGCCCTCCAAGCACTCACCTTCCCTATTCCCACCCGCCCCACTTGATGATGGATTGTAGCCATACATCCTCAGATCTCTCGCTTCCCCTGCGACATAAGAAACTTCATTTCTTAGTCTCTGGATTTGTGAGCCCATTGATAGCAACAGCCAGAGCatgaagaggttgaagaaggttgagaaggagaagagtgtTCGAGCACGCGAGCTCGTAGAGATTTGTGGGACAATAGATGGCTGGAAAGATATTGAGCACAGGGTTGAAAGGGGATAAGAGTAGGTGTCGTTTGGTGATGGCGTAAGAGTTGTCTGCATGATGGGTTTCATCGCTAAAAACGCCTGTCAGctaaaagaaagaatgagCAGGTCACTCACCTTCCCAACCCTCCCCACAAAGCTCCACAAGCCCCGTCCCTTCCGCACCCTCAAAAGTCGGCAATGAAAACTCTTGCCCAACAATTTCCAAAATAATCTCTACCAGCCCTGaatccttcccttccttctttccgaTCCTCACCTCAGTTTTGCCATCTTGCCATCTATGTAAACACCTGGGAATGGGCTGGCCGTCCATGCTTGCTCGAGTTGCCCTCACTGTCCTTCCTTTGGTGTCTTTGTCGTGGTCATTGTCATTCGGATTTGAAGGATAGAGGGTAAACCCAACTTCGTCACCTCGACGagggaaggcgaagagCACGGACATAGAAACGACCCCCCAGATATCTCTGCGTAGCCTGATTCTCACATCCCCCTTCATTTTCCCGCTCTTTTTGTCTCTCTTAATATTCGATAAAGAATCGTTGGACCAGAAAAAGGCGTTTGATGAGGGTATGCTGATCAAATGAGGTTCAGACGTGGGGAGAGTTTGATCCAAGTAGAGAGCATTATTGCACTGGATGTTGCATTGTGTTGGGCCGTTGTGCAGAAGACTGACAAGAGGGATCGGGCAAGGAAGATATTGGCTAACGAGCGCTAGGTTGGAGATTGGCACAAGCACCCCACGAAGCGAGAAGGCTCTGTCGCCATGCTCATTGAAGTACAAATCGAAAAATTTACCCTGCTTGACGAACTTGGCCTCTGGTAGGGACACCGACAGCTTACCTTGTTTTGATGGGGTAGATGGTTTGGAGGTAGGTAAAGGCGTTTTGGGTCTCTTCGGAACTGGACTTTGTTCACTGCTCATTTCAAAGGAGAATTCATCCATAGCGTCTCCTGCCGTGGGTAAAGTCTGCCGCATGAGACTGATAGACGAGCCAGAGCCAGATGTTGGTGGGAGATACGTGGTTGTCGATGGTCCTGCAGCGGCATTGGACGAGAGGATAGGTTGCCGTGAGCGACTGCGCCGATGTGCGTGTCCCAACTGCTCAGGACGGACGGTAGCAAAGGAATCATCATCCCGGTACTCTGCAGTCCTGTCAGgatcttccctttcctcattTTCAAAATTCCCTTCTACACCTCTCCAATATGCCAATCCCTCACTTTCGAAAATCAGTTCAGCCCACCCCCATCCTTCGGGGACGTCGACTTCGAGGGAGACAACTGTATCTGAACCAGGAGCAACGGCAGTGTAATTGAGCTCCATAGAAGGTCGATATTTGTCCCATTTGGGCGATATTGAGAGTGATGGAATGCTAGGGTCAATCATAGTGGATGTGAATGACCATTCCAGTCTCAAAATATCAGTGCTGTTCAAGGCATCAGTAATGTCTTTGGATAGATGCAGGGTGCGCGCACCTCTGGAATCTTCCCTCCAACCAGCTAGACCCTTGTTCAGCATTCTCAtaatcctcatcctccaggTCTTCCCCGTCTTCCcaaccttcctctctcatcACGCCCTTCCCATTCCCGTTAATCAAGTCACGTCCATATGGGGATGGATCAGTATCAAAAGCAGACACTGGCAAGGGCAGCATTTTTGGTTCAGTCAGAACACTGACTTGGTTCATAGATGAAGTAGAGGTGGAAGGCGAGAGGATCTGCAAGCGGATGACATTGTCTAGGCATCTCGGAAGAGGCAAGAGTACCTTGAACAGAGATATCAGTACTTTAGTTGCCTGTATAAAATTCGACACACTTTGCAAATACCATCTTCCACGCTGCTTTCCAAGACCTGTTGGAACTCCATAGCAATCAACcaatcttttctttcccgCTCTGTACTCCCATTGCTGTCAGCTTTGCCTTTGaaacttcctcttcttctgctatCCCCCAGTGAATCTACCACCACGAAGACCTTCCCGGTTGTACTTGACACATCAATATACGGCTTGCCTCCAAGGATAGATGGCTGAGAAGGTGTCGGTGGGTAAGACGTGGAATGTGGGAGTGAAAGTAGCGTTGAAGCAATACGAAGGTATGGTGACTGCGacgagggaaaaggaagcgGTAGAGGGTGAATGGTCGGCTGCGACACGAGAGCAGGAGGTGTTGCTGCAGATACAAATAAACATGGGAGATATGACAGTTGTCATTGACATACAGTTGAATAGCATCCATCTTGCTCCTGGCCTTCCAGTGCTTTCCTTAGGCAACGATACCTACATCTCATTCAGTTGGATTAATTGTACTTGCGTCAGAGTTTGACAGACCTTCAGACATATAAGTCCTTTAACATGAGTGTCTGATGCTGTGGCTTGTATCCCTAGCTTTGATATAACGAGTCCCGAGGGTCCCATTCTTGATAAATTAAAAGCAGTAGATGTGAATGTGAATTCAAAATGACTTATCTCGTTATTAGTATCCTGCACTTAAGATCAACTTGCCAGACGGATGACGACGGAATTTAAGTGAGCGAGGAGTCACGTGAGCAGCGCGCCGCGCACAAACAAAAACAGACCACACAGGTCGCACTGGCATTTGATGCCGCCGATCAGCATAAAAAAGGATTTGCCAAAGGATTTGCACGTGGTGACTGCTGCCTCTATCGACGGTGAAAGGGCGAGACGAAGGGGGAGTAGAAGACGAACAAATAGAATGAGATCAAAATGGCGATGAGGTGTGCCGGCCGCTCATGCATAGGGTATTACATGCAATCATCTAATAAGCAAGATATCCATTCCTGCTTGCCCCATTTTTTGCTTAAGTACCCGCTGGTGGTCCAGCTGTTTCGGACCATTCCTTAGTCCCCATCTGGGACAATCGACTAACACATCGCGCGAATGCGAAcagctcttcatcgccGGAGAACAATGAGGATGATCCCACTGCTGAAGGATCGAGACCCTATGGGAGGTGTTAGTGATCATTTCTGTGACTGGGAAAAGATAAATGGTTCGTACAAGTTCGTCCATGACTATGTATGGAGAAAAGGATGGTCAGTCGCAATTCagggaagaagcaaagCTCTTACCCTCTTGCATATGTGCGTCCTCGGCTGCTGAGCCATGCTTATCGGAAAACACCTGGAAGATTGGCACTTCACTGGAACAAAAAAGTTTTGTCTTGTTCTCATAGCATGCTATAACACAAGTCAGTCAATACGTACATCACAGCAAAAAATAAACCTACCATCGACGAACGTGATGAACCTCCTCGCCTGATCTCTTTCACTCAATCCCATCCTCGGTATATCTTCCACAAACACCGTACCATACTTGCTGGTCACCTCGAGATAGTCTGCAGCACTGAGAGGTTTGTTACACAAATCCGCAAAAGTGAATTTCGCCACGCTTCCCGACGACTCGGGGACAATCAGTTCTCGTCCCCAAAGGTGGACCTTCCGGTTATAGACAACTTCAGAGGAGACAGGGTCTGTCGAAGCAAAAGAATCAAACAACTTATTGAGCTCGGATTTAACTgctggagagagagggtCATAGTACACCTTGGAAAGCGCACGGGGAATCTTTCGATAGTCGGTACCAGAGTCAAGATCAACGACTTCGAAGCGCTCTTTGATGAGCTCGATGGCAGGTATGAAGGATTGTCTTTGGATACCGTTGATGTAGAGGTCATCAGGATGCCGGCTATTGCACGTAAACACCATGAGATAATTAGCTAGATGGCGGACTTACTTGGAAGTCATGATACAGACTACACCAAAGCCCATGAGTCTTTCCAACAACCCTCTTAGGAGCATCGCAGTGACAATATCCGTAACCTGAAACTCATCGAAACACAATACCCTCCCTTCATTCGCTAAGCTCCTCGCTACCTCTGGCAACACGTCCTTTTTTCCCAACCCCGCCTTTTCGTACTCAACCACCAATTTATGCTGTCGCTGAAGAACATCGAGCATGAAGGCGTGAAAATGTATTCTTATAGATCCATAGCCGCCTTGAGAGGTAGGTCGGAATTGCTTGGGGATAGTGGAGTGGAAGAGATCCATAAGCATAGTCTTGCCTGTACCAACAGACCCGTAGAGGTAGAGACCTTTGGGAACATTAGGTAAGGGGGTTGTTACTTCAGACTGTGAGGGGCCTCTAGAGAAAAATCTGCTAAActgaaaagaaaaaacacAGACACATTAGATATCCCTTGGTAGGTTTTTGGCAAAACTCacgatggaggatgaaggctGAGCAACTGCAGCCGGCACAGGTCCAGGATCATAGCCTTTCAAATCATCCCATAATCTCTGAAGCTTCTGTATAATTTCTCTTTGATGTGGATCGGATCTAAGCACGTTATCTCTGAGGAGATGCTCATATCTCGTAACAGGATCTTGATAAAGATATACACACATCAACTTTTTGTCTAGATGAATATTAGGAAGGTAAACCGACCTCTAAACGATGCTCGAGCTTCGACAATATGGGTAGTGGTGGAAGTAAAGCTCTGCTTCTCATTTCTAGCTGCTCTTGTCAAATGGATATGCCTTGTGGCAGCTACTGGAGATAGGCAGCCACGTGACAAACGAGTAGGTCCAGGGCTTGATGAGATTGCTGCTGCGTGGTTGGCCAAAGGGCGAGCTGTGAGAGCCAAAGTGActcttgagcttgatgcCTTGACTGTTGTAAACTGTAGAGTTATCCTCATCTACCGTGTCGCTTCTATGATTGTTCCAAATGGTTTGTTACGGAGAAAATATCGACTTAATGCGGCTGGACTCGAAAGATAACGAGCTCGAATGGACGATCGTCATACATACTGGCATGATGCCGATAATAGTCGGCAAACAAAAAAG harbors:
- a CDS encoding AFG1 family mitochondrial ATPase, which produces MRITLQFTTVKASSSRVTLALTARPLANHAAAISSSPGPTRLSRGCLSPVAATRHIHLTRAARNEKQSFTSTTTHIVEARASFRDPVTRYEHLLRDNVLRSDPHQREIIQKLQRLWDDLKGYDPGPVPAAVAQPSSSIFSRFFSRGPSQSEVTTPLPNVPKGLYLYGSVGTGKTMLMDLFHSTIPKQFRPTSQGGYGSIRIHFHAFMLDVLQRQHKLVVEYEKAGLGKKDVLPEVARSLANEGRVLCFDEFQVTDIVTAMLLRGLLERLMGFGVVCIMTSNRHPDDLYINGIQRQSFIPAIELIKERFEVVDLDSGTDYRKIPRALSKVYYDPLSPAVKSELNKLFDSFASTDPVSSEVVYNRKVHLWGRELIVPESSGSVAKFTFADLCNKPLSAADYLEVTSKYGTVFVEDIPRMGLSERDQARRFITFVDACYENKTKLFCSSEVPIFQVFSDKHGSAAEDAHMQEVMDELGLDPSAVGSSSLFSGDEELFAFARCVSRLSQMGTKEWSETAGPPAGT